The following are encoded together in the Salvia hispanica cultivar TCC Black 2014 chromosome 6, UniMelb_Shisp_WGS_1.0, whole genome shotgun sequence genome:
- the LOC125193693 gene encoding probable disease resistance protein At1g58602 — MVQKCGYLPLAISLLGGVLREKKSIVEWKSVNEHIKAAIYGVEERIDGVLNLSYESLPYYLKPCFLYLGILGEDATIYASYLYSMWIAQGMISYENIGDKDDTLMDIAELYLSELASRSIVQVEMKLGYDVVDRTKKYATCKLHDVVRELCLKLGKREHFGVLSLEYKGGKLSTLLREASSHMKIQHLAIHFRNEVEHENIVACGEDSSEHIRTVQLFNLTGSFVDEFPRQSIVDFQKFKLLRDLFLFRFKFAGGKLPRGITKLVHLRRLRLQRCELDKLPSSMKNLVYMDTLDLNFSKNVEVPNVFKEMLRLKHLILPIYGDENIRNYRLRLDEGVYELETLQWLDSRCHELKCMDRMKNLRYFTAKIYDNESLSAIMNDIMNLNKIQDCQVIIQGSCDLTSERMLEKALTCPNLYDLTIVSKSAKALAKCESDLSSSKLKCLVLNSCEIEDDPMGILGKLPCLIILRMHQESFVGEKMTCPANSFRCLKKLLLLGLPKLKVWRVEAGAMPLLSKLTITDCSCLKMVPEGLSGISTLQTLVIKKMPELSERVSPAGQDFHKVRHVPTIRFKY, encoded by the coding sequence ATGGTACAAAAATGTGGTTATTTGCCATTGGCAATTTCTTTACTCGGTGGGGtcttgagagagaaaaaatcgaTTGTTGAGTGGAAATCAGTAAATGAGCACATCAAAGCAGCCATATATGGAGTTGAAGAGCGGATTGATGGAGTGCTGAATTTAAGCTATGAAAGTTTACCCTATTATTTGAAGCCTTGCTTTCTCTATTTGGGTATATTGGGTGAGGATGCAACCATATATGCTTCTTATCTATATAGCATGTGGATAGCACAAGGCATGATTTCATATGAGAATATTGGAGACAAGGATGACACTTTAATGGATATCGCTGAGCTGTACTTAAGTGAGTTAGCCTCCAGGTCCATTGTTCAAGTTGAAATGAAACTTGGTTATGATGTTGTAGATAGAACTAAAAAGTATGCTACATGCAAACTTCATGACGTAGTAAGAGAACTATGTTTGaaattgggaaaaagggaGCATTTTGGTGTGCTGAGTTTGGAGTATAAAGGTGGGAAACTTAGTACCTTACTACGGGAAGCTTCGTCGCATATGAAGATACAACATCTGGCAATACATTTCAGAAATGAAGTCGAGCATGAGAATATAGTTGCTTGTGGAGAAGATAGTAGCGAGCATATAAGGACTGTTCAATTATTCAATCTCACAGGATCGTTTGTTGATGAGTTCCCCCGACAAAGTATAGTTGATTTTCAGAAATTCAAATTGCTGAGagatctatttttgtttagaTTCAAATTTGCAGGAGGAAAGTTACCGAGAGGAATCACTAAACTTGTTCACCTTAGACGTTTGCGTTTACAAAGATGTGAACTTGATAAGCTACCCTCTTCCATGAAGAATTTGGTATATATGGATACCCTTGATTTGAACTTTTCAAAGAATGTTGAAGTTCCAAATGTTTTTAAGGAGATGTTGCGATTAAAACACTTGATTCTTCCTATCTATGGAGatgaaaatattagaaattatCGACTAAGATTGGATGAGGGAGTATATGAGTTGGAGACTCTACAATGGCTTGATAGTAGATGCCATGAACTTAAATGTATGGACAGAATGAAGAATCTCCGATATTTTACAGCAAAAATATACGATAATGAAAGCTTGTCAGCTATCATGAATGACATTATGAACTTGAACAAGATACAAGATTGTCAAGTAATCATTCAAGGAAGTTGCGACTTAACAAGTGAGCGAATGCTGGAGAAGGCTTTGACATGTCCCAATCTTTATGATTTGACTATTGTATCTAAATCAGCGAAGGCGCTAGCAAAGTGCGAGAGTGATTTGTCGAGCTCGAAACTTAAGTGTTTGGTACTGAATAGTTGTGAGATTGAGGATGATCCGATGGGGATACTAGGAAAGCTTCCTTGCTTGATAATATTGCGAATGCATCAAGAATCATTTGTTGGGGAGAAGATGACATGCCCAGCAAACAGTTTTCGTTGCCTCAAGAAGCTGTTATTATTAGGTTTACCAAAGTTGAAGGTGTGGAGAGTGGAGGCAGGAGCCATGCCCCTTCTCTCTAAATTAACAATCACAGACTGTTCTTGTCTGAAGATGGTTCCAGAGGGATTGAGTGGCATTTCTACCCTTCAGACTCTCGTAATTAAGAAAATGCCGGAATTGAGCGAAAGGGTATCACCAGCAGGACAGGATTTCCACAAAGTCCGCCATGTCCCCACAATTCGTTTCAAATACTAG
- the LOC125193906 gene encoding ABC transporter B family member 9-like, translating to MADGQAAAVKPPEKKDDEKVPFYKLFSFADKLDILLMVVGTISAIGNGVSQPLMTLIFGELIDSFGGGDRSTVVHAVSKVSLKLVYLGIAAGIASLLQMVCWMVTGERQATRIRGLYLKTILRQDVEFFDTQTSTGEIIGRMSGDTILIQEAMGEKVGKFIQFFSTFFGGFIIAFCRGWLLSIVLCTCIPALVAAGAVSAVLMGKMATRGQTAYADAGNVVEQTVSAIRTVQSYTGEKQAVDKYDAKLVIAYKASVKQGLASGTGFGCMLFMVFSTYGLAIWYGGKLIITKGYSGGKVVNVIMSIMTGGIAIGQAFPCVNAFAAGQAAAYKMFETIHRKPKIDADCGGIILEDIKGEIELKDVYFRYPARPEVQIFQGFSIFIPSGKTAALVGQSGSGKSTVISFVERFYDPEAGEVLIDGVDLKKLKLKWIRGKIGLVSQEPILFATSIKENILYGKEDATDEEIRRSIQLANAAKFIDKLPQGLDTMVGEHGTQLSGGQKQRIAIARAILKDPRILLLDEATSALDAESERTVQEALDNVMTNRTTVVVAHRLTTIRNADIIAVVHQGKLVEQGTHDELMKDPEGAYTQLVRMQERSKEAESSPSSQEETPHALERSVSRSERSLSRSDSQRLSMRKSSSNDSSRHSFTLYGVPNFDLRGIQPIEDDEEEPDEHTTSRRNKVSIRRLAAMNKPEVPYLLLGCVGAGVQGLVFPMFGLLLSTAIRIFFEPPSQLKKDSSFWGLMMVVLGLSTLLALPVQNFFFGVAGGKLIQRIRSLSFKKVVHQEISWFDDPANSSGAIGARLSSDAATVRSIVGDALGLIAQNMSTCLAGLIIAFTANWLLAIIILAVLPLVGLQGFLQMRFYKGFSADAKVMYEEASQIANDAVGSIRTVASFSAEDKVMKMYEQKCEGPLKQGVRLGIVSGAGFGVGALALYCTQAFCFYIGAILIQNGRASFGEVFKVFFALTMSATGISQASATAPDVNKVKDSAASIFELLDSKPKIDSSKEDGTTLSSVRGEIELLHVSFKYPTRPDIPIFRDLCLSIPSGKTVALVGESGSGKSTVIALIERFYNPDSGQIFLDGVELRKFRLSWLRHQMGLVSQEPVLFNDTIRANIAYGKKGEVTEEEIINATKAANAHTFISGLPNGYDTGVGERGVQLSGGQKQRIAISRAILKDPKILLLDEATSALDAESEKIVQDALDRVMVNRTTVVVAHRLTTIMGADVIAVVKNGVLCEKGKHDVLMKTKDGVYASLVALHASAQ from the exons ATGGCCGACGGTCAGGCGGCGGCGGTGAAGCCACCGGAGAAGAAAGATGATGAGAAAGTTCCGTTTTATAAACTGTTTTCCTTTGCAGACAAGCTCGACATACTTCTAATGGTGGTCGGCACAATCTCAGCCATCGGGAATGGCGTGTCGCAGCCGCTCATGACGCTGATTTTCGGCGAGTTGATCGATTCCTTCGGCGGTGGTGATCGATCAACTGTGGTGCATGCAGTTTCGAAG GTTTCGTTGAAATTGGTATACTTGGGCATTGCTGCTGGTATTGCTTCACTTCTGC AGATGGTGTGTTGGATGGTAACTGGTGAGAGACAGGCTACTCGAATAAGAGGACTATACTTGAAAACTATATTAAGGCAGGATGTCGAGTTCTTCGATACTCAAACATCAACAGGAGAGATCATTGGGAGGATGTCTGGCGATACGATTCTCATTCAAGAAGCCATGGGTGAAAAA GTGggaaaatttattcaatttttttcaacatTCTTTGGAGGCTTTATTATTGCTTTCTGTAGAGGATGGCTCCTGTCGATCGTCTTGTGTACGTGCATTCCTGCTCTTGTTGCAGCAGGAGCAGTTTCGGCTGTACTCATGGGGAAGATGGCGACACGTGGACAAACTGCTTATGCTGATGCCGGAAATGTAGTTGAACAAACAGTTTCAGCAATTAGGACG GTTCAATCCTACACTGGTGAGAAACAAGCTGTGGATAAGTACGACGCCAAATTGGTTATTGCTTATAAGGCTTCTGTGAAACAAGGGCTAGCTTCTGGCACTGGATTTGGTTGCATGTTGTTCATGGTCTTTTCTACTTATGGACTTGCAATTTGGTATGGAGGCAAACTGATAATCACCAAAGGATACAGTGGAGGGAAAGTTGTGAATGTTATCATGTCCATCATGACAGGGGGGAT AGCAATTGGCCAGGCTTTTCCGTGTGTGAACGCCTTTGCAGCCGGGCAAGCTGCTGCCTACAAGATGTTTGAGACCATCCATCGGAAACCAAAAATTGATGCTGATTGTGGTGGAATTATTTTGGAGGATATAAAAGGCGAGATCGAGCTCAAAGATGTGTATTTCAGATATCCAGCAAGGCCAGAAGTCCAGATATTTCAAGGCTTCTCGATTTTCATACCGAGTGGGAAGACTGCTGCTTTGGTTGGGCAGAGTGGGAGTGGCAAATCAACCGTGATTAGCTTCGTGGAGAGGTTTTATGATCCTGAAGCTGGAGAAGTACTGATTGATGGAGTTGACTTGAAGAAGTTAAAGCTGAAATGGATCAGAGGAAAGATTGGACTTGTCAGCCAGGAACCTATCTTGTTTGCCACTTCCATTAAAGAGAACATACTATACGGGAAGGAAGATGCCACAGATGAAGAGATACGAAGGTCTATTCAGCTTGCTAATGCTGCTAAGTTCATTGACAAGTTACC GCAGGGTCTTGATACAATGGTGGGCGAACATGGCACCCAGCTCTCTGGGGGTCAGAAGCAGAGGATTGCAATTGCTCGTGCCATTCTGAAAGATCCCAGAATTCTACTTCTTGATGAAGCAACGAGCGCTCTTGATGCCGAATCAGAACGAACAGTTCAGGAAGCACTCGACAATGTCATGACAAACCGTACAACAGTGGTGGTTGCACATCGTTTGACAACTATTAGGAATGCTGATATCATAGCTGTTGTGCATCAAGGGAAACTGGTCGAGCAAG GCACACATGATGAACTGATGAAAGATCCTGAAGGAGCTTATACGCAGCTTGTCCGCATGCAAGAAAGGAGCAAAGAGGCTGAAAGTAGTCCTAGCAGTCAAGAAGAGACCCCTCACGCCTTAGAAAGAAGCGTGAGCAGATCCGAGAGAAGCTTGAGTAGATCCGACAGCCAGAGACTTTCCATGCGCAAATCCTCAAGCAATGACTCATCAAGGCATTCTTTCACACTTTACGGTGTTCCTAACTTTGACCTGCGCGGAATCCAACCTAtcgaagatgatgaagaagaaccTGACGAACACACAACGAGCAGACGCAACAAAGTTTCTATCAGACGGTTAGCAGCCATGAACAAACCCGAAGTGCCATACTTGCTACTTGGGTGTGTAGGTGCAGGAGTGCAGGGTTTGGTCTTCCCTATGTTTGGGCTTTTGCTGTCAACAGCTATCAGAATCTTCTTCGAACCTCCGAGTCAGCTCAAGAAGGATTCCAGTTTTTGGGGGCTTATGATGGTTGTGCTAGGCCTCAGTACTCTGCTGGCCCTTCCTGTACAGAACTTCTTCTTTGGAGTTGCGGGTGGAAAATTGATCCAGAGGATTCGCTCTTTGTCGTTCAAGAAGGTCGTTCACCAAGAGATCAGTTGGTTTGATGATCCTGCAAACTCAAG TGGAGCAATCGGAGCGAGATTATCAAGTGATGCCGCAACTGTTAGAAGCATTGTGGGGGATGCTTTGGGACTGATAGCTCAAAATATGTCCACTTGTTTAGCAGGTCTCATCATTGCCTTCACTGCTAACTGGTTGCTGGCCATCATTATCTTAGCAGTCCTCCCTCTTGTTGGTTTACAAGGATTCCTTCAGATGAGATTCTACAAAGGCTTCTCTGCTGATGCCAAG GTTATGTATGAAGAGGCTAGCCAAATTGCAAACGATGCTGTTGGCAGTATCAGAACAGTGGCGTCGTTCAGCGCTGAGGACAAGGTGATGAAGATGTACGAGCAGAAATGCGAGGGTCCTCTGAAGCAAGGAGTCAGGCTCGGAATTGTTAGTGGTGCAGGTTTTGGTGTTGGTGCATTGGCGCTCTACTGCACCCAGGCCTTCTGTTTCTATATAGGAGCCATTCTCATTCAAAACGGTAGAGCATCATTTGGTGAAGTATTCAAGGTTTTCTTCGCCTTAACCATGTCCGCGACTGGGATCTCCCAAGCTAGCGCTACAGCTCCGGATGTTAACAAAGTGAAAGACTCTGCTGCCTCTATATTCGAGCTGCTCGACAGCAAGCCTAAGATCGATTCAAGCAAAGAGGATGGCACGACGTTGTCTAGCGTTCGCGGTGAGATTGAGCTTCTTCATGTCAGTTTCAAGTATCCCACACGGCCTGATATTCCAATCTTCAGAGACTTATGCCTCTCCATACCTTCTGGAAAG ACAGTTGCTCTAGTTGGCGAAAGCGGCAGTGGAAAATCAACCGTCATTGCTCTGATAGAGAGATTCTATAATCCTGACTCGGGACAGATTTTCTTGGACGGAGTAGAGCTCAGGAAGTTCAGGCTGAGTTGGCTGAGGCATCAAATGGGGCTGGTGAGCCAGGAGCCGGTGCTGTTCAACGACACAATCCGAGCCAATATCGCCTACGGGAAAAAGGGAGAGGTGACAGAGGAAGAGATCATCAATGCAACGAAAGCAGCCAATGCTCACACCTTCATCTCCGGGCTGCCTAATGGCTACGATACGGGCGTTGGGGAGAGAGGCGTGCAGTTATCAGGTGGTCAGAAGCAACGGATAGCCATTTCTCGGGCAATACTGAAGGATCCTAAGATCCTTCTCCTTGACGAGGCGACAAGCGCGCTGGATGCTGAGTCGGAGAAAATAGTGCAGGACGCGTTGGATCGGGTGATGGTGAACAGAACCACGGTTGTGGTGGCGCATCGGCTGACGACAATAATGGGGGCGGATGTCATTGCGGTGGTGAAGAACGGAGTGCTTTGTGAGAAGGGGAAGCACGATGTGCTGATGAAGACCAAAGATGGAGTGTATGCATCATTGGTTGCTCTTCATGCAAGTGCACAGTAG